One genomic segment of Myxococcus xanthus includes these proteins:
- a CDS encoding class I SAM-dependent DNA methyltransferase, with protein sequence MHEYDLIADWYASQRAGRMGVPEVTALAASLPAGAWVLDVGCGTGLPLTRVLLEHGCHVMGVDSSRELLARFQVNFPHVPVSCAPIQSCELHERTFDAAIAWGVLFHLRHEEQEQAIANIARALKPGAAFLFTSGDAHGSIDGEPMNGVPFRYHSYSVDGYRDLLRAHRLALEATHTDPGANVYYLSRKTG encoded by the coding sequence GTGCACGAGTACGATTTGATCGCGGACTGGTATGCATCCCAACGCGCAGGCCGCATGGGCGTCCCGGAAGTGACAGCGCTCGCGGCCTCACTTCCGGCCGGTGCCTGGGTGCTGGACGTTGGCTGCGGCACTGGGCTGCCGCTGACGCGGGTGCTGCTGGAGCACGGCTGCCACGTGATGGGCGTGGATAGCTCCCGCGAGCTGCTGGCGCGATTTCAAGTGAACTTCCCCCACGTGCCGGTGAGCTGTGCGCCCATCCAGTCGTGTGAGCTTCATGAGCGGACGTTCGATGCCGCGATCGCGTGGGGGGTCTTGTTCCACCTGCGCCACGAAGAGCAGGAACAGGCGATCGCCAATATCGCGAGGGCATTGAAACCTGGCGCCGCGTTCCTCTTCACCTCGGGCGACGCCCACGGCTCCATCGACGGCGAGCCGATGAATGGCGTGCCGTTCCGCTATCACTCGTACAGCGTCGACGGGTATCGCGACCTGCTGCGCGCGCACAGGCTCGCGCTGGAAGCGACGCACACGGACCCGGGCGCGAACGTCTACTACCTGTCGCGCAAGACTGGATAA
- a CDS encoding glycoside hydrolase family 15 protein: protein MSSPLEHYGLIGDLTTIALVSRSGSIDWMCLPRIDSDACFAKLLGTNEHGYWSLRPAVEVRAVQQRYRPETLVLETEVTCDGGRARIIDFMPPGETEHDIIRIVEGLEGEVPMHSDLRVRFGYGKLTPWIQCNSHRATLTSGPDALAYISPVPLVPDWDASRLEADFVVRAGERLPCSLTFYASHLAAPGHPVDAERDLVRTEQYWREWASRCRYEGSFRDAVVRSLITLKALTYEPTGGIVAAPTTSLPEELGGVRNWDYRYCWLRDASLTLEALMRGGYLDEARAWRDWLLRAVAGAPDEAQIMYGVAGEHRLPEVELPWLPGYEESRPVRIGNGAYGQFQLDVYGETLNAMYEARVYGVQEAGSLPWDTLKVLVDFVEKSWQRPDEGIWEIRSKRQLHFTHSKLMAWVAVDRGVRFVEQFGANAPEKLKKRLPRWRALREEIRADILARAYNSRVGAFTQSYGSDALDASVLLIPHMGFLPADDPRMLGTVAAIEKGLTKAGFVERYLAETGVDGLAGHEATFLICSFWLVDNYTMVGRLDEAGALFQRLVSIRNDLGLLAEEYHPGLHRQLGNFPQAFSHVGLINSAVLLEAKRAGRDVSFTAMAAASMH from the coding sequence ATGTCATCCCCCCTCGAGCACTACGGCCTTATCGGTGACCTGACGACCATTGCGCTGGTATCTCGGAGCGGCTCCATCGACTGGATGTGCCTGCCGCGCATCGACTCCGATGCCTGCTTCGCCAAGTTGCTCGGCACAAACGAGCATGGCTACTGGAGCCTCCGGCCCGCGGTGGAGGTCCGGGCCGTCCAGCAGCGCTACCGGCCGGAGACGTTGGTGTTGGAGACGGAGGTTACCTGTGACGGCGGCCGGGCGCGCATCATCGACTTCATGCCTCCGGGGGAGACTGAGCACGACATCATCCGCATTGTCGAGGGACTCGAAGGTGAGGTCCCGATGCATTCCGACCTCAGGGTGCGCTTTGGTTATGGCAAGTTGACCCCCTGGATTCAGTGCAACAGCCACCGCGCCACCCTGACCTCGGGGCCGGACGCGCTCGCATACATCAGCCCGGTTCCGCTCGTACCGGACTGGGATGCGTCCCGCCTGGAAGCGGACTTTGTCGTCCGCGCAGGTGAGCGGCTCCCCTGCTCGCTGACGTTCTATGCGTCGCACCTGGCTGCGCCGGGGCACCCTGTCGATGCGGAGCGGGACCTGGTGCGGACTGAGCAGTACTGGCGTGAATGGGCGAGCCGGTGCCGATACGAGGGCTCTTTTCGCGACGCCGTGGTGCGCTCGCTCATCACCTTGAAGGCGCTCACCTATGAGCCGACCGGAGGCATCGTCGCGGCACCGACCACGTCGCTCCCCGAAGAACTCGGCGGAGTCCGAAACTGGGACTACCGCTACTGCTGGCTTCGAGACGCATCCCTCACGCTCGAGGCGCTGATGCGAGGAGGCTACCTCGATGAGGCGCGGGCCTGGCGCGACTGGCTATTGCGTGCCGTCGCTGGCGCTCCGGATGAGGCGCAGATCATGTACGGCGTCGCCGGCGAGCACCGTCTCCCCGAGGTCGAGCTGCCATGGCTTCCCGGCTACGAGGAGTCCCGGCCGGTGCGCATCGGAAATGGCGCGTACGGCCAGTTCCAGCTCGACGTCTACGGTGAAACGCTGAACGCGATGTACGAGGCGCGCGTGTACGGGGTGCAGGAGGCCGGATCGCTCCCCTGGGACACGCTGAAGGTGCTCGTCGACTTCGTGGAGAAGAGCTGGCAGCGTCCGGACGAGGGCATCTGGGAGATCCGCAGCAAGCGCCAGCTCCACTTCACGCACTCGAAGCTCATGGCGTGGGTCGCGGTGGATCGAGGCGTCCGCTTCGTCGAGCAGTTCGGTGCCAACGCGCCGGAGAAACTGAAGAAGCGCCTGCCCCGCTGGCGCGCGCTGCGCGAGGAGATCCGCGCCGACATCCTGGCGCGTGCCTACAACTCGCGCGTGGGGGCCTTCACGCAGTCCTATGGCTCGGACGCCCTCGACGCGAGCGTGCTCCTGATTCCGCACATGGGCTTCCTGCCTGCGGATGACCCGCGCATGTTGGGCACTGTCGCCGCCATCGAGAAGGGCCTCACCAAGGCTGGGTTTGTGGAGCGCTACTTGGCCGAGACGGGCGTGGACGGACTGGCGGGCCATGAGGCCACGTTCCTCATCTGCAGCTTCTGGCTCGTCGACAACTACACCATGGTTGGGCGCCTCGACGAGGCGGGGGCGCTGTTCCAGCGCCTCGTCTCCATCCGGAACGACCTCGGGCTGCTGGCCGAGGAGTACCACCCCGGGCTGCACCGCCAGCTTGGCAACTTCCCACAGGCGTTCTCCCATGTCGGGCTCATCAACAGCGCCGTGTTGCTGGAGGCCAAGCGGGCAGGGCGGGACGTGTCGTTCACCGCCATGGCCGCCGCGAGCATGCACTAG
- a CDS encoding RNA polymerase sigma factor, producing MSVRTVSELDALMARLAEGDRVAFTRVFELLWGPIQKLCLSLLRNEADAADAGQEAMHKILERASDFDKTRPAMPWALAIAGWECRTLARRRDRRRESQADAMPSCAGPHAEEEFLQRDLTAAAMAALGELSELDREVLIATFWDEAASVSGATLRKRRERALDRLRKTFRRLYGLD from the coding sequence ATGAGCGTGCGCACGGTCTCTGAACTCGATGCGCTGATGGCACGGCTCGCCGAGGGCGACCGGGTCGCGTTCACGCGTGTCTTCGAGTTGCTCTGGGGCCCCATCCAGAAGCTATGCCTGAGCCTGCTCAGGAACGAAGCAGACGCCGCTGACGCCGGCCAGGAAGCGATGCACAAGATTCTCGAACGCGCCTCCGACTTCGACAAGACCCGTCCGGCGATGCCCTGGGCCCTCGCCATCGCGGGCTGGGAGTGCCGGACCCTGGCGCGCCGCCGAGATCGCCGGCGCGAATCCCAGGCGGACGCCATGCCCTCGTGCGCCGGACCTCACGCGGAGGAGGAGTTCCTCCAGCGGGACCTGACCGCCGCCGCGATGGCCGCCCTGGGAGAGCTCTCGGAGTTGGACCGCGAGGTGCTCATCGCCACGTTCTGGGACGAGGCCGCGTCGGTCTCTGGCGCCACGCTGCGAAAGCGCCGGGAGCGCGCACTGGACCGGCTCCGAAAGACTTTCAGGAGGCTCTATGGGCTCGACTGA
- a CDS encoding TolC family protein, producing the protein MYGFALLSRGAAAISGFGAMLAVALSPAEALAQTLTLRESLDTALHNYGDIRAKQSRRDAAEHDVSYTRKSYLPDVVLSAQQTFGTVNALHGTLYSPGGPSNASTSLPLPEQNWNAAFGALYSVLVHWNVSTFGRLDRQIELSERTHELKQRELELARFQHGVRVTHAYLNLSTAQRITHIQKQSVARFEVVLESVQSHAENGLVPGVDVSFARAELANARSLQLKAYDAELLASKELAVLMGVPFREFQLEPTFHQSTPESGEPAHVAPGHPVLAEHEGKVRRSEQEKKVAAAEGLPTLFAFGMLQGRGSGFRSNYAQDPGAFSSGYLGGVGIDRGNTLVGLGLSWNLASVLRSFSSEAARDARTRALHQEQELVTQELVAQARFAEHKFDLAREVTHHAVLQRDAATEGFRQSKARYDSGLGTIVELTQATFSATRADVDLELAQNGIWQALLLKSAAAGDLNEFLQQVRGVKKQ; encoded by the coding sequence GTGTACGGGTTTGCATTGCTCTCGCGTGGCGCCGCCGCCATTTCAGGCTTCGGCGCCATGCTCGCCGTTGCCTTATCTCCGGCCGAAGCCCTGGCTCAAACGTTGACCCTGCGCGAGTCATTGGACACCGCGCTTCACAACTACGGCGACATCCGCGCGAAGCAGTCTCGTCGCGACGCGGCTGAGCATGATGTGTCATACACCCGGAAGAGCTATCTCCCTGACGTCGTGCTGTCGGCGCAGCAGACATTCGGCACTGTGAATGCCCTGCATGGGACGCTCTATTCTCCTGGCGGACCCTCCAATGCATCGACCAGCCTCCCGTTGCCGGAGCAGAACTGGAACGCGGCGTTCGGCGCCTTGTACTCGGTGCTCGTCCACTGGAACGTCTCCACCTTCGGCCGTCTCGACCGGCAGATTGAGCTGTCGGAGAGGACGCACGAACTGAAACAGCGCGAGCTCGAACTCGCGCGGTTCCAGCATGGGGTTCGCGTCACCCACGCGTACCTCAACCTATCGACCGCTCAGCGCATCACCCACATCCAGAAGCAGAGCGTGGCGCGCTTCGAGGTCGTGCTCGAGTCCGTCCAGAGCCACGCCGAGAACGGATTGGTCCCCGGGGTGGATGTCTCCTTCGCGCGCGCCGAACTCGCCAACGCCAGGTCCCTCCAGCTCAAGGCCTACGACGCCGAGCTCCTGGCATCGAAGGAGCTTGCGGTCCTGATGGGCGTTCCGTTTCGCGAGTTCCAGCTCGAGCCGACGTTCCACCAGTCGACGCCCGAGTCCGGCGAGCCAGCGCACGTCGCGCCCGGACATCCCGTCCTCGCGGAGCATGAAGGGAAGGTCCGCCGCAGCGAGCAGGAAAAGAAGGTGGCCGCGGCCGAGGGCCTTCCCACGCTCTTCGCCTTCGGAATGTTGCAGGGGCGCGGCTCGGGCTTTCGCTCCAACTATGCGCAGGACCCGGGCGCATTCTCGAGCGGGTACCTCGGCGGGGTAGGCATCGATCGGGGCAACACCCTTGTCGGGTTGGGATTGAGCTGGAACCTGGCCTCCGTGCTGCGCAGCTTCTCCAGCGAGGCGGCGCGGGACGCGCGTACCCGCGCGCTCCACCAGGAGCAGGAGTTGGTCACCCAGGAGCTGGTTGCCCAGGCGCGCTTCGCCGAGCACAAGTTCGACCTGGCGCGAGAGGTGACCCACCACGCCGTGTTGCAACGGGACGCCGCCACGGAGGGGTTCCGGCAGAGCAAGGCCCGCTACGACAGTGGGCTCGGGACGATTGTCGAACTCACCCAGGCGACGTTCTCCGCGACCCGGGCCGATGTCGACCTCGAGCTCGCCCAGAACGGCATCTGGCAAGCCCTTCTCCTCAAGTCGGCCGCGGCCGGTGACCTCAACGAATTCCTGCAGCAGGTCCGTGGAGTGAAGAAGCAATGA
- a CDS encoding aldo/keto reductase yields MEYASILGISAPASRVGLGTWAMGGSQWGGTNDDESVRTIHAALDLGITLIDTAPAYGFGHSEKVVGRALAERGGREKVVVATKVGLERRGDGVIRNSSRQQVIQELEVSLRHLRTDYVDLYQVHWPDFSTPYEETAQALLDLQRAGKIRAIGVSNYSIEAMERFRSVAPLASAQPPLNLFEREALEDIIPWCRTNGVATLTYGALCRGLLTGTMNKDTRFEGDDLRQTDPKFLPPRYAQYLQAVQRLAQFARERYDKGVLPFAVRWVLDQPGVTVALWGARHPGELEPLRDVIGWRLDDEALTYTDSVVNESVPEPVGPEFMAPPEQRPEESGERPGAPA; encoded by the coding sequence ATGGAGTACGCATCGATTCTCGGCATTTCGGCCCCTGCCAGCCGCGTGGGCCTGGGGACCTGGGCCATGGGCGGGTCGCAGTGGGGCGGCACCAACGACGACGAGTCGGTGCGGACCATCCACGCGGCGCTCGACCTGGGCATCACGCTCATCGACACCGCGCCGGCATACGGCTTCGGTCACTCCGAGAAGGTCGTGGGCAGGGCGCTCGCCGAACGAGGCGGGCGTGAGAAGGTCGTCGTGGCAACCAAGGTGGGCCTGGAGCGGCGCGGGGACGGAGTCATCCGCAACTCGTCGCGACAACAGGTCATCCAGGAGCTCGAGGTCTCGCTGAGACACCTGCGCACCGACTACGTCGACCTCTACCAGGTCCATTGGCCGGACTTCTCCACGCCATATGAGGAGACTGCCCAGGCGCTGCTCGACCTCCAGCGCGCCGGAAAGATCCGCGCGATCGGCGTCTCCAACTACTCCATCGAGGCGATGGAGCGGTTCCGGAGTGTGGCGCCGCTCGCCTCGGCGCAGCCCCCGCTCAACCTCTTCGAACGGGAAGCCTTGGAAGACATCATCCCCTGGTGCCGCACGAATGGCGTGGCCACCCTCACCTACGGCGCACTCTGCCGGGGACTCCTGACCGGGACGATGAACAAGGACACCCGGTTCGAAGGAGACGACCTGCGACAGACCGACCCCAAGTTCCTGCCTCCGCGCTACGCACAGTACCTGCAGGCCGTCCAGCGGCTCGCGCAGTTCGCGCGCGAGCGCTACGACAAGGGCGTGCTCCCGTTCGCGGTCCGCTGGGTGCTGGACCAGCCCGGCGTCACAGTGGCGCTGTGGGGAGCCCGCCACCCCGGCGAGTTGGAGCCGCTGCGGGACGTGATTGGCTGGAGACTCGACGACGAGGCCCTGACGTACACGGACTCGGTGGTGAACGAGTCCGTGCCCGAGCCCGTAGGCCCCGAGTTCATGGCGCCCCCGGAGCAACGTCCGGAAGAATCGGGCGAGCGGCCAGGGGCGCCCGCCTGA
- a CDS encoding pyridoxal-phosphate dependent enzyme, protein MPLHIQTPYIRSQVASRRLGKDVLFKLEAMQPSGSFKLRGVGAVCDARRAAGSRRFVSSSGGNAGIAVAYAGRELGVPVLVVVPESTSARARDLIRLEGAELIVHGASWAEANMFAQSVLSPHDAFVHPFDEPELWQGHSTMIDEMAAAGPKPDAVVLAVGGGGLLCGVLEGLARNGWGDVPVVAAETQGADCYARSIAQGRPVELPAITSVATSLGAKRPCDAAVEWATRHTVENIVVSDAAAVAASLRFLDEHRILVEPACGAALAALDAASTVLAAASRIAVIVCGGVTATVEYLQALSSRER, encoded by the coding sequence ATGCCACTCCATATCCAGACGCCCTACATCCGTTCGCAAGTTGCATCCCGCCGGCTCGGCAAAGACGTCCTGTTCAAGCTCGAGGCGATGCAGCCGTCCGGCTCGTTCAAGCTGCGCGGCGTCGGTGCGGTATGTGACGCGCGGCGGGCGGCAGGCAGCCGTCGCTTCGTGTCGTCGTCGGGTGGCAATGCGGGCATTGCGGTCGCCTATGCGGGGCGCGAACTCGGCGTGCCGGTACTCGTCGTTGTTCCGGAGAGCACGTCCGCGCGCGCACGCGACCTGATCCGCCTCGAAGGCGCGGAGTTGATCGTCCACGGCGCGTCTTGGGCAGAGGCGAACATGTTTGCGCAATCCGTGCTCAGCCCTCATGACGCGTTCGTGCATCCATTCGACGAGCCAGAGCTGTGGCAGGGGCATTCAACGATGATCGACGAGATGGCGGCAGCCGGACCGAAGCCCGACGCAGTCGTGCTGGCAGTTGGCGGCGGCGGGTTGCTGTGCGGCGTTCTCGAAGGGCTGGCTCGCAACGGCTGGGGCGATGTGCCGGTTGTCGCGGCCGAGACCCAAGGCGCAGACTGCTATGCGCGCTCGATTGCGCAGGGGCGGCCAGTCGAATTGCCTGCGATTACGAGTGTCGCCACGTCGCTCGGCGCGAAGCGGCCTTGCGACGCGGCGGTTGAGTGGGCGACACGCCATACGGTCGAGAACATCGTTGTGTCCGATGCGGCAGCAGTGGCCGCCTCACTGCGGTTTCTCGACGAACACCGGATTCTGGTGGAGCCCGCGTGCGGGGCCGCACTGGCCGCGCTCGACGCGGCATCGACGGTGCTTGCCGCCGCGTCACGCATCGCGGTGATCGTCTGCGGTGGCGTCACGGCGACGGTTGAGTATCTGCAGGCATTGAGCAGCCGGGAGCGATGA
- a CDS encoding DUF1634 domain-containing protein encodes MKSTTNRLDRSEQRIAGLLWNGTWLASALVAAGMALGATHDFWSVLAPSLSGYDVMKTGVALFIILPIARVALMLVMSLRERDYIYTAISVFVLAVIAAGVMVEL; translated from the coding sequence ATGAAGTCTACGACCAATCGCCTTGATCGAAGCGAGCAGCGCATCGCCGGACTGCTTTGGAACGGCACTTGGCTTGCTTCAGCGCTCGTCGCCGCCGGGATGGCCTTGGGCGCGACACATGACTTCTGGAGTGTTCTCGCCCCCAGCCTCAGCGGCTACGACGTGATGAAAACCGGTGTGGCCTTGTTCATCATCTTGCCCATCGCGCGTGTGGCGCTGATGCTGGTCATGTCCCTGCGCGAGCGCGACTACATCTATACCGCGATTTCGGTGTTCGTCCTGGCTGTCATCGCGGCCGGGGTCATGGTCGAGCTGTGA
- a CDS encoding LysR family transcriptional regulator — MPIEYIDGTDRHLMRQVELRHLRYFVAVAEAGSMMAGARALGIVQPALSRQIRELEEAVGTPLLIRRSTGIALTAAGASFLQDATRLLAELQASRERALRSAAGQLGELRLGVLPNYFPLPMVSNVLKAFRSACPDVMLSITPMLSAEQATAISRGDLDGGIMAWRQSEAPHLSGMRLLRDRFVLAMLSTPGQRFRAPRQLAELAGAPFVWFDPLRSAAHHRFLLEQCRRAGFTPRIAQVGSDIPTLIGLVAAGMGYAFVPESISPTCPRTVRLVPIDELDGRFDVEFVYDGQANSPVVQQFLAALRTTANT, encoded by the coding sequence ATGCCTATTGAGTATATCGACGGAACGGACAGGCATCTCATGCGACAGGTCGAATTGCGCCATCTGCGCTACTTTGTGGCAGTCGCTGAGGCCGGCAGCATGATGGCCGGCGCCCGCGCACTCGGGATTGTGCAACCCGCGCTTTCCCGACAGATCCGCGAGCTTGAGGAAGCGGTCGGCACCCCGCTACTCATCCGCCGCTCGACGGGTATCGCACTCACAGCAGCCGGCGCGAGCTTCCTGCAGGACGCTACGCGCCTACTCGCCGAGCTGCAGGCCAGCCGCGAGCGCGCGCTGCGCAGCGCGGCCGGCCAACTCGGCGAGCTGCGTCTCGGCGTCCTACCGAATTACTTCCCGTTGCCGATGGTGTCGAACGTCCTCAAGGCCTTCCGGAGCGCCTGCCCGGACGTCATGCTGTCGATCACGCCAATGCTATCAGCCGAGCAGGCGACTGCGATATCACGCGGCGATCTCGATGGCGGCATCATGGCGTGGCGACAGAGCGAGGCACCGCATCTGTCAGGCATGCGGCTGCTACGCGACCGATTCGTGCTCGCGATGCTATCCACGCCGGGCCAGCGCTTCCGCGCGCCTCGTCAACTGGCCGAACTCGCAGGCGCGCCGTTCGTCTGGTTCGACCCACTCCGGTCCGCAGCGCATCACCGGTTCTTGCTCGAGCAGTGCCGGCGGGCCGGCTTCACGCCGCGCATCGCGCAGGTCGGCAGCGACATCCCGACGCTCATCGGACTCGTCGCAGCCGGAATGGGCTACGCGTTCGTGCCGGAGAGCATTTCACCGACGTGCCCACGCACGGTGCGGCTGGTCCCGATTGACGAGCTCGACGGCCGCTTCGACGTCGAATTCGTGTACGACGGCCAAGCGAACTCGCCGGTCGTGCAGCAATTCCTCGCGGCGCTGCGCACGACCGCCAACACATGA
- a CDS encoding GntR family transcriptional regulator gives MGATRESNPLYAKVELTLASEIAAGVLPPRSQLPTEDRLIERFGVSRTTVRKAIENLVARGLVEIRRGVGTFVAQPKIIQELTELTGFVEDMQALGRTPTARLLDSQIVPADADVARQLAVSPGSLVMRIQRVRLADGLAMSFDETYLPRELGEKIVTHDLETEPIFALLEERYHLPLIEAEYRLEAITATPTVAQALAVEPGNPVFLIERTSYTEGSRPIDYERLHYRGDLIRFITRLSRRPRARS, from the coding sequence ATGGGTGCCACGCGTGAATCCAACCCCCTCTATGCGAAAGTCGAATTGACGCTTGCGTCTGAAATCGCAGCTGGGGTCCTCCCTCCTCGCAGCCAACTTCCCACGGAAGACCGCTTGATTGAGCGGTTCGGCGTGAGCCGAACGACAGTCCGAAAAGCGATCGAGAACCTCGTGGCTCGTGGCTTGGTAGAGATCCGGCGCGGCGTAGGTACCTTCGTCGCGCAGCCCAAGATCATCCAAGAACTGACCGAGCTGACTGGCTTCGTCGAGGACATGCAGGCACTCGGCCGCACCCCGACCGCTCGGCTCCTGGATAGTCAGATCGTCCCAGCTGATGCTGACGTTGCCCGGCAACTCGCCGTGTCGCCCGGCAGCCTCGTCATGCGTATCCAACGCGTGCGGCTCGCCGACGGCTTGGCCATGTCCTTCGATGAAACCTACCTGCCGCGCGAGCTAGGGGAGAAGATCGTCACCCACGATCTAGAAACCGAGCCAATCTTCGCGCTGCTCGAAGAACGATACCACCTGCCACTGATTGAGGCCGAATACCGGCTGGAAGCCATCACAGCCACACCGACCGTTGCACAGGCCCTCGCCGTGGAGCCCGGCAACCCGGTCTTCCTGATCGAGCGCACGTCATATACCGAAGGGTCTCGCCCCATCGACTACGAAAGGCTCCACTATCGCGGCGACCTCATCAGGTTCATCACTCGCTTGTCCCGGCGTCCACGCGCGCGGTCATGA
- a CDS encoding glucose 1-dehydrogenase, whose amino-acid sequence MTGSQVLLKVLEVGICGTDREIGAFEYGTPPPDSDHLILGHEALAEVVETGPDVTLVREGDLVVPTVRRPCPHARCRPCRAERQDFCVTGDFRERGIKAAHGFLQEWVVEEEGHLVVVPRKLSDVAVLVEPLSVAAKAAEQVQAIQRRLPWERARVRALALGAGPVGLLGAMSMVVNHFDTFVYSLEPAASERANLIRSFGATYVSGQDVLLGELGKKVGTFDIIYEAVGMSKVAFAALDALGPNGLFIFTGIPAHGGPNPVDTDTLMRNIVLRNQLLLGTVNASRSAYELALRELEQAMFLFPQSVRALITHRVPIQEAPALLTESGGIKQVVQLAS is encoded by the coding sequence GTGACGGGCTCTCAGGTGCTCCTGAAGGTCCTCGAAGTGGGCATCTGCGGCACGGACCGGGAGATCGGTGCCTTTGAATACGGGACGCCTCCTCCGGACTCCGACCACCTCATTCTCGGGCACGAGGCGCTCGCGGAGGTGGTGGAGACGGGCCCGGACGTCACCCTGGTCCGCGAGGGAGACCTCGTGGTCCCCACCGTTCGCCGGCCCTGTCCCCATGCGCGCTGCCGTCCCTGTCGCGCGGAGCGTCAGGACTTCTGTGTCACGGGGGATTTCCGGGAGCGGGGCATCAAGGCGGCGCACGGCTTCCTCCAGGAGTGGGTGGTGGAAGAGGAGGGGCACCTGGTCGTGGTGCCCCGCAAGCTCTCCGACGTGGCGGTGCTGGTCGAGCCGCTCTCCGTGGCCGCCAAGGCCGCGGAGCAAGTACAGGCCATCCAGCGGAGGCTGCCCTGGGAGCGCGCGCGCGTGCGAGCCCTGGCACTCGGCGCCGGACCGGTGGGGCTCCTGGGCGCCATGAGCATGGTGGTGAACCACTTTGACACCTTCGTCTACTCCCTGGAGCCCGCGGCCAGCGAGCGCGCGAACCTCATCCGCTCCTTCGGTGCCACCTACGTCTCCGGACAGGACGTGCTCCTTGGGGAGCTCGGAAAGAAGGTCGGGACGTTCGACATCATCTACGAGGCTGTGGGCATGTCGAAGGTCGCGTTCGCGGCCCTCGATGCGCTGGGGCCCAATGGGCTCTTCATCTTCACAGGCATTCCCGCGCACGGCGGCCCGAACCCCGTGGATACGGACACCCTGATGCGCAACATCGTGCTGAGGAACCAACTGCTCCTCGGGACCGTGAATGCGAGCCGGAGCGCTTACGAGCTGGCGCTCCGCGAGCTGGAGCAAGCGATGTTCTTGTTCCCGCAGAGCGTGCGCGCCCTCATCACCCATCGGGTTCCCATCCAGGAGGCGCCCGCGCTCCTCACGGAATCAGGTGGCATCAAGCAGGTGGTCCAACTGGCTTCATGA
- a CDS encoding sulfite exporter TauE/SafE family protein, producing MNPTMVFWLFAAAFGASALGGVLGMASGIFIVPILTLFFSIDIHVAIGASIISVIACSCGSAAPLLKKRLTNIRLAIVLETATTLGALTGVFLIGIVSNSFLYGLFSFILALSAKQMLARRREVEVVATSGPNVKSLATVLRLHSSFPDHASGRDVPYQVGHVPISLALMYGAGVISALLGIGSGVLKIPAMDTALRLPIKVSSATSNFMIGVTAAASAGAYFVRGDIDIGIAGPVALGSVVGALVGARLLMRLPAEKIRISFVVILTLLAVQMLLSALGVQFLGGSA from the coding sequence ATGAACCCCACGATGGTCTTCTGGCTGTTCGCGGCCGCCTTTGGCGCGAGTGCCCTCGGCGGTGTGCTTGGCATGGCCAGCGGCATCTTCATCGTGCCTATCCTCACGCTGTTCTTCAGCATCGACATTCACGTGGCGATCGGCGCGAGCATCATCTCGGTGATTGCCTGTTCGTGCGGCAGCGCTGCGCCGCTCCTGAAGAAGCGCCTGACCAATATTCGGCTTGCGATCGTCCTTGAGACAGCCACCACACTCGGCGCGCTGACAGGCGTGTTCCTGATCGGCATCGTCTCGAATTCGTTTCTGTATGGCCTGTTTTCTTTTATTTTGGCGCTATCCGCAAAGCAGATGCTAGCGCGGCGGCGCGAAGTGGAAGTGGTCGCTACCAGCGGGCCAAACGTGAAGAGTCTGGCCACGGTGCTACGCCTGCATTCGAGCTTTCCCGACCATGCATCGGGCCGCGACGTGCCTTATCAGGTTGGTCACGTGCCAATCAGCCTGGCTCTGATGTACGGGGCTGGCGTGATCTCGGCGCTGCTCGGTATCGGCTCCGGCGTGCTCAAAATCCCTGCCATGGATACCGCCTTGCGGCTGCCCATCAAGGTCTCGTCTGCCACATCGAACTTCATGATCGGCGTGACGGCCGCAGCGAGCGCTGGCGCCTACTTCGTGCGAGGCGATATCGACATCGGCATTGCGGGGCCTGTCGCACTTGGCTCAGTCGTCGGGGCGCTCGTCGGGGCGCGTTTGCTGATGAGGCTGCCCGCTGAGAAAATTCGCATCTCCTTCGTGGTGATCCTCACCCTGCTTGCGGTTCAAATGCTCCTGAGCGCCCTGGGTGTTCAGTTCCTCGGAGGGTCGGCATGA